In Zea mays cultivar B73 chromosome 7, Zm-B73-REFERENCE-NAM-5.0, whole genome shotgun sequence, the following proteins share a genomic window:
- the LOC100285499 gene encoding rf1 protein → MAGNKFSSYHLAAALRREPDPAAALRLFLNPPASATPFRYSLRCYDLIISRLAAARLFPAMESILSRLASSSGPRPREQLLCRVVSAYGRARLPAAARRAFAHPAFPGPRTARALNALLHALLACRAPLRDLLAVCRDAGTPPDACTYNILMRAAAASGSLAHARHMFDEMLRRGIAPTVVTFGTLVAALCAAGQLEGAFEVKEVMVRQYHVLPNVYVYTSLIKGLCEKGDVDAAVALKEEMAGKADLVLDSAVYATLVRALFQVGRKGAVVGLLEEMKGSGVVADTVVYNAMLAGFCEDEKDLAAAFAVLDDMQKNGCKADAVSYNTLVAGLCKLGRWRDAHELVEDMPRQGCHPDVVTYRMLFDGMCAAEEFLEANQVLDEMVFKGFAPSNDGAQKFVQGIEKEGDVVLLESVLCRLAKVNALVPSGWEKAVSGALNDPTELRLEKQLDSLRIA, encoded by the coding sequence ATGGCGGGCAACAAGTTCTCGTCGTACCACCTCGCCGCGGCCCTCCGCCGCGAGCCGGACCCCGCCGCCGCGCTCCGCCTCTTCCTCAACCCTCCCGCATCCGCCACCCCGTTCCGCTATTCCCTCCGCTGCTACGACCTCATCATCTCCAGgctcgccgccgcgcgcctcttCCCGGCCATGGAGTCCATCCTCTCGCGCCTGGCCTCCTCCTCGGGTCCCCGGCCCCGCGAGCAGCTCCTCTGCCGCGTCGTCTCCGCCTACGGCCGCGCCCGCctccccgccgccgcgcgccgcgCCTTCGCGCACCCGGCCTTCCCTGGGCCCCGCACCGCCAGGGCTCTCAACGCCCTCCTCCACGCCCTGCTCGCCTGCCGCGCTCCCCTCCGCGACCTCCTCGCCGTCTGCCGTGACGCTGGGACCCCGCCGGACGCGTGCACCTATAACATTCTCATGCGGGCAGCGGCTGCGTCCGGCTCCCTTGCCCACGCGCGCCACATGTTCGACGAAATGCTGCGACGGGGCATCGCGCCGACTGTAGTCACTTTCGGCACCCTCGTCGCCGCGCTGTGCGCTGCTGGCCAGCTGGAAGGCGCGTTCGAGGTGAAGGAAGTGATGGTCCGGCAGTACCACGTGTTGCCGAACGTGTATGTGTATACAAGTCTGATCAAGGGGCTCTGTGAGAAAGGGGATGTGGATGCTGCGGTGGCGCTCAAGGAAGAGATGGCAGGGAAGGCAGATCTTGTGCTGGATTCTGCTGTGTATGCGACGCTTGTACGGGCGTTGTTCCAGGTAGGGCGAAAAGGTGCGGTAGTTGGATTGCTGGAGGAGATGAAGGGGAGTGGGGTTGTGGCTGATACGGTGGTGTACAATGCCATGCTCGCAGGCTTTTGTGAGGATGAGAAGGATCTTGCTGCTGCGTTCGCTGTGCTTGACGATATGCAGAAGAATGGGTGCAAGGCGGATGCGGTGAGCTATAATACATTAGTTGCAGGGTTGTGCAAGCTGGGCCGGTGGCGGGATGCACATGAATTGGTTGAGGATATGCCAAGGCAGGGGTGCCATCCAGATGTGGTGACCTACAGAATGCTCTTTGATGGGATGTGTGCTGCTGAGGAGTTTCTTGAAGCAAACCAGGTTTTGGATGAGATGGTTTTCAAGGGTTTTGCGCCAAGCAACGATGGTGCACAGAAGTTTGTCCAGGGGATTGAGAAGGAAGGAGATGTGGTATTGCTAGAGTCAGTGTTGTGCCGACTAGCGAAGGTGAATGCTTTGGTGCCAAGTGGATGGGAAAAAGCTGTAAGTGGTGCGCTGAATGATCCCACAGAGTTGAGGCTAGAGAAGCAGCTTGACTCTTTAAGAATTGCTTGA